One genomic segment of Microcella indica includes these proteins:
- a CDS encoding acyltransferase family protein codes for MASPASTPLAVDAPAQHARRWRPEIQALRAFAVVAVILYHAWPARMPGGYIGVDVFFVVSGYLILGQLGHRLITTGRLDLADFWARRMRRLAPAALLVLVGTAVAVMIVVPLSLQGDQLAQLAASAVALGNWALLAQEADYLQAGQAVAPGQHFWSLSIEEQLYVAAPLLLLAAVVAVTAVARRRAQPGERRELRLRRGVVLSIVVGALALSLALSTHAVATGQPDAFLGTGGRVWEFAAGGVLALLSRRGPGSVGDPAPRDGRAEHAGRARSAARWIGWILLGASTLLYGPETPFPGAGAIPVVVGTLLIIATGTPAKPRGLAWLAARSPVQWVGGVSYAAYLWHWPLIVLLPWVTLHPLTALEKAAIVAATLVLAWLSTRWIENPVRFGAASRAPSLRVIGVGALASLLVAGALWGGAQSAQARVADAADAAEVTRGIGFPPSHDPAAPDPSAGDLPTPAECFGAPALTNPACDGVLEATGFTPAVEAASGDRAIIYSSDCRTSLDSDEVLDCAFGPVDGRPVVLVGDSHSAVWFPALEPIAEREGWRLTVYFRGACAFTTADRGSGQNRARTEACLRWVDGVSARLAENDAPDLVFTAASTGATYRDADGAASAEAGVDGFVDAWRPLVDRGSQLVVLAEPPLLGDDGERCQLSRPDDPLPCSPSRASALDFRDLAVEAGRQLDAVILDLRDEFCTPTECPTVIGGALVYRDADHFTATFGATLTAAVDARLRAAGLLQ; via the coding sequence ATGGCTTCTCCCGCGTCGACACCGCTGGCAGTCGACGCCCCCGCACAGCACGCTCGCCGCTGGCGACCCGAGATCCAGGCCCTTCGGGCCTTCGCGGTCGTCGCCGTCATCCTGTACCACGCTTGGCCAGCGCGCATGCCGGGCGGGTACATCGGCGTCGACGTGTTCTTCGTGGTCTCGGGGTATCTCATCCTCGGCCAGCTGGGGCACCGGCTCATCACGACGGGCCGACTCGACCTCGCCGACTTCTGGGCGCGGCGCATGCGGAGGCTGGCCCCCGCGGCGCTGCTCGTGCTCGTCGGCACGGCAGTCGCCGTCATGATCGTGGTGCCGCTCAGCCTGCAGGGCGACCAGCTCGCCCAGCTCGCGGCGAGCGCCGTCGCCCTCGGCAACTGGGCGCTTCTCGCGCAAGAGGCCGACTACCTGCAGGCCGGCCAGGCTGTCGCGCCCGGGCAGCACTTCTGGTCGCTCAGCATCGAGGAGCAGCTCTACGTCGCCGCCCCGCTCCTGCTGCTCGCCGCCGTCGTCGCCGTCACCGCGGTCGCGCGACGCCGTGCCCAGCCCGGCGAGCGCCGAGAGCTGCGACTGCGCCGCGGCGTGGTGCTCAGCATCGTGGTCGGCGCCCTCGCGCTCAGCCTCGCCCTGTCGACGCACGCCGTCGCGACGGGGCAACCCGACGCCTTCCTCGGCACGGGCGGCCGGGTGTGGGAGTTCGCCGCGGGCGGGGTGCTCGCGCTGCTCTCGCGGAGGGGGCCGGGCAGCGTCGGAGACCCTGCCCCGCGCGACGGGAGGGCAGAGCACGCCGGGCGCGCGCGGTCGGCGGCGCGCTGGATCGGCTGGATCCTCCTCGGCGCGAGCACCCTCCTGTACGGCCCCGAGACTCCCTTCCCCGGCGCCGGCGCCATCCCCGTCGTCGTGGGCACGCTCCTCATCATCGCTACGGGCACGCCCGCGAAGCCTCGGGGCCTCGCGTGGCTCGCCGCGCGCTCCCCCGTGCAGTGGGTAGGCGGCGTCTCCTACGCCGCCTACCTGTGGCACTGGCCGCTCATCGTGCTGCTGCCCTGGGTCACGCTGCATCCGTTGACAGCGCTCGAGAAGGCGGCCATCGTGGCGGCCACTCTCGTACTCGCGTGGCTCAGCACGCGCTGGATCGAGAACCCCGTGCGATTCGGTGCCGCCTCGCGCGCGCCGTCGCTGCGGGTCATCGGTGTCGGCGCGCTCGCGAGCCTGCTCGTCGCCGGCGCACTCTGGGGCGGCGCTCAGTCGGCGCAGGCGCGCGTAGCAGATGCGGCGGATGCGGCCGAGGTCACGCGAGGCATCGGGTTCCCGCCGTCGCACGACCCCGCGGCACCCGACCCGTCGGCCGGGGACCTGCCCACCCCCGCGGAGTGCTTCGGTGCACCCGCGCTGACGAACCCCGCGTGCGACGGTGTGCTCGAGGCCACGGGGTTCACACCCGCGGTCGAAGCCGCCTCCGGGGATCGCGCGATCATCTACTCCTCCGACTGCCGCACGAGTCTCGACAGCGACGAGGTGCTCGACTGCGCCTTCGGGCCGGTCGACGGGCGCCCCGTCGTGCTCGTCGGCGACTCGCACTCCGCCGTCTGGTTTCCCGCCCTCGAACCGATCGCCGAGCGCGAGGGCTGGCGCCTGACCGTCTACTTCCGCGGCGCTTGCGCCTTCACGACCGCCGACCGCGGTAGCGGCCAGAACAGGGCGCGCACTGAGGCGTGCCTGCGCTGGGTCGACGGCGTCTCGGCACGGCTCGCGGAGAACGACGCCCCCGACCTCGTCTTCACGGCCGCCTCCACGGGGGCCACCTACCGCGACGCCGACGGCGCGGCGTCCGCCGAGGCGGGCGTCGACGGATTCGTGGACGCGTGGAGGCCTCTCGTCGATCGCGGCTCCCAGCTCGTCGTGCTCGCCGAGCCGCCGCTCCTCGGCGACGACGGTGAGCGGTGCCAGCTCTCCCGACCCGACGATCCGCTGCCCTGCTCCCCCTCACGCGCGAGCGCACTGGACTTTCGCGACCTCGCGGTCGAGGCCGGGCGGCAGCTCGACGCGGTGATCCTCGACCTGCGCGACGAGTTCTGCACGCCGACCGAGTGCCCGACGGTGATCGGCGGGGCACTCGTCTACCGCGACGCCGACCACTTCACGGCGACGTTCGGTGC